TCGTTATCGCAGCTGGGTCTTCGTAGGTTGTTCgtcattgattttttattttttccaacgcAGTTCCGCAAACGGcagtgaaaaaattttgtgtctttcaaataaaattccCTAACATCATAATTTGTTGCAATTAATtgcaaatttgtggaaaatttgCAATTATGGGCGACAATGAGCAAAAGGCGCTGCAATTGATGGCTGAGGCCGAGAAGAAATTAACGCAGCAGAAAGGCTTTCTCGGTTCACTTTTtgggtgagtgtgtgtgtgcactatACTGCTCCAACTGGAGTAGCAGCTCTTAATTGTGTCGTTTATTGAGTAATTGCATAtgtggaaatataaataaacaaacaatgaTTCCTTTGTtcaagaaaaattgcaaatgctttatatatagtatgtgtttTTTTGCGAAAATTCATATGTCGCAAGATTATCGATTTTTACACTTGTGTGAAAACAAGAAGTGATGACTAAGCAGTGAAACGTGAATTTTGTATATCATAAATGCAGCTATAAAGTGCTTCAGAAATGacttcatttaaaattataattagaaaaacGACATTCCCATGCAGTAGATAGTTGAAAAGGGTCACAGATATACACTTGATCTCATTCGTTGAGAAAGCAAACGCGTTGTCGTAATCGTCGTCCATAGCGGATTCGATTTTTCGCAAGATACCTTTGTACGCAACGCCCCGCCTGTCACCCACTTTGTTGGTGTTTACACTACATTTTACTCACACTTCATACAAGTTCCTTGTTTTTGTGCGCTAAGTCCTGTGTATACTGAAAATTGTGGCGCAGAAGCATAGCCTTTACGTCGCAGCACCTTTCACCCTGCAGTCAGTGGACTTACCCTAATGGgttagtgtgtgtgtataaatctGTGATCTTTAAGCCGATATGTGCTCAAGCAGCCACTTTAATGGATTGCCTACAAATATATGGAGCGGCTGTGTGAATGTGCATTTTACTACTTTGCTGTAAATACCTATATTATAAGAAGATGTTGTAATACAATTTGGAGTATTGGGTGGGATGACACCCAGCCAATTCGACTTTTAGCTTCTTAAAAAAGCAAGGTTTAGTAGTTCCACTTAATTACTATTCACTATAATTATTATTCACACTTGACAGAAATGTTTAAGCAAATTGTGTtaatattaattcaaataaaaaagtataatgcAACATAATCAGTCTGCCACGAAGTACGCAGTTTTCAACGAATTTCCCACAagcgcaattattttttttaattaatataatttttaacagcCGTTTAATTTAGaaacttatttcattttcaGTGGTTCGAATAAGGTTGAAGATGCCATCGAATGCTACCAACGCGCCGGCAATATGTTCAAAATGTCCAAAAATTGGGCTAAAGCTGGCGAATGCTTCTGTGAGGTAGCCAACTTGCATTCACGTGCAGCTAGTCGTCACGATGCCGGTGTGGCATATGTAGATGCCTCCAACTGCTACAAAAAGGTAAGAGCATATAGCAGCACAAAATTGAGGATTGTGTTAATCTAACTGTTAACAATTTACAGATTGATGTCGAGAGCGCTGTCTCCTGCCTGCTTAAGGCGATTGACATCTACACCGATATGGGACGCTTCACCATGGCAGCAAAGCATCACCAGAGCATTGCTGAAATGTATGAGAGCGACCCAGGAACGCTGGTAAGTTCAAAGAATAATTTTACAGTTCACAAATTCTCTTTGTTTACATTGTTTGAATGTATTAATTTAACATAACCTCACAGGCCAAAGCCGTACAGCACTATGAACAAGCTGCTGATTACTTTAAGGGCGAAGAATCGGTGAGTTCAGCCAATAAATGTATGTTGAAGGTAGCTCAATATGCCGCACAGCTGGAGGATTACGAAAAggccataaatatatatgagcAGGTGAGTaatgcttttatatatttattaactttttttattttgacaattACTTTTACTTGCTGTTTAGGTGGCAGCTTCATCGCTGGAAAGTTCACTGCTCAAATACAGCGCTAAAGAGTATTTCTTCCGTGCTGCATTATGTCATCTGAGTGTGGATCTGTTGAATGCTCAACATGCTATTGAAAAATATGCACAGCAATATCCAGCATTCCAAGACTCGCGTGAATTCAAGCTCATTAAGGTGtgtttaaatcaatttttttaaacaaaaatttggtaTAAAGCAACTGTGAAGCTCAAGTAGCTTGACATTTTTACACcgtgaacaggatatattaagttttcctcGAAGTTTACAACCCCCACAAGACGTCAggctctataaaatatataaaatacatatataaatgataagcaCCGATTATCCCGGATAAAAAGCCGGTTCCGTTCCGGTTATTTAGACCCAACTGTCGATTTGGTTATCTCTGCCTGCCTGTATATACCCTCAATTTTTGTGGGAACGATCTGAGATTTTGCATACGTCCCCAAGAAGCTCATAATTTGTCCGGGACCGACCGTATCTTACCCCTATAgcatatatagctgccatacaaaccgaacaattaaaataaaatccttatatggacaactttttaaCGAAACATGGGTTCTTCTCTAAACAAACGGTTCAAACTCAACATATCATTCAGAtaggaacactatagcatatagctgtcaagttattttttaaatcttttttgcAGCTAAAGTTAACCCTTTTTctagtttttcatatttttatacattttgctacatttaaatattattttttattaatttttgttttccctCCACACGTATTAGGTGCTTTGCGAACACTTGGAAGAGCAAAACATCGAAGGCTTCACAGAAGCGGTTAAAGATTACGATAGCATTTCACGTCTGGACCAGTGGTATACCACAATATTGCTTAGAATTAAGAAAGCAGCCGATGAGGATCCCGATTTACGATAAATTtatcattaatattattaattatatacaaaaaaacaaagaaaacaaaataatattattccaAATAGTAAACGTATATAAAAAAGAAGCATAAAACTTAAACGTAactttttaaattccacattcACTTGTCGAATATTCAATAgttatacatactacatatatataaaaatactttatttttgaaacatacTAAAGTAACCCCagttaattaacaaaataaaaccaaaaccgattttattttatttaaacagttGAATAAACAAAACTTCATACACATACAGCTATTCTTTAAACAAAAACAGTACAATAACAAGgaccactacacacacacacacaacttgACCACAATAAACACAATCTACAGCAGACAGTTACCAATTGCTAATGTTTCGTATAACATAACGGAAAAATAATCaacattattactattattaacATAATGGAATGGAAGCAATACTAGCTTCttaataccaaaaaaaacaaaaataaacatattttattttaaaatttcatattgtgtaatacaaaaatgtttaatagcTAACACTAAGAATTGCCTTGCGACAATATATGTAGTTAGCAGAATttaaattgtatggaaaatggAATTTTTGCATAACTACCAAGCGCTACAGCTGCGCTAAGCGTTTGCAAACAATGGCAGACAAGTGAAATATGGAAAAGAATGTGcgctaaaacaataaaattgttataaaataattgtGAGAAATTACTGCTCTTACTAACGACATATGTACAATGCAGATGTGGCATAAAAATGCATGTGAAAGCGAGCAACGCAAATAACGAACATGCAACGCTGACAAAAATATGCAggaatttgaagaaaatgaagaaatgTGAACTAATTGGCTAGTGCCGTGTGGCGTATGAATGAATGGAGATGCAAACATGCTTGAAATATGCTgttatatacaatttaattgtgttttatattatatatattgaaatatgttATATTAAAACTCGTTTATATGCACGAACTCTTTGTGTTTgctgtaaatataatttttaaataatattgttttacTAATTTGTAAGTGGAAATCGGATAATTTGttattgtataataaaattctacttttttggaataaaaaaagattttattttttaaatattaaaaaaatatatttttaaattttatattttattttttgattttagtattcttaaatatttattttataattttttttgaatatttcaaataattttttttaatatttaaaatattttttttttgtaatattttaaacatttttttttaatattttaaatatttttttttttaatattttaaatattttttttgtaatattctaaatatacatatttttaaaaaatttaaatattactttttaactttttgtcaatattttttgtttttaaaaatgtttaaaaaaattttgtttaatattcagttttattaacaatatgttaaaaaaattatgtttaataaaactgaatatttgacaaaaatttatttttaaacatacttTTTGCTCAAGGCTAACaacttgcaaaaaatatatatgttgccaaataaatatatatagcgttattacgtgtatatgtatactctTTGTAGCTGTTCGTTACATGTTTCAAATGTTAATTCCGAGTTATAAcgtgttatttgaaaaaataaaaagttaaagctGTAACTTTTTGTGTCAAATTATGAagattcaataatatttatgcatgtatgcaaataaaaaaaaatatatagcaattacaatttaatggatttatttagTTAAATGCAAATTACATTATAAAACTTGGTAAATGGTTTATTTGGTTAACTATATAAATGTgttataaaagcaaaatataattacaacaacaacaaaacaacacaaTAACTGTGTGTTAGAAAAATAGCTACATAGCTTGTATATGCAAAAAACGCATGTGTTTGTAGGCAGATTATAAAAGTGGCAAGGTAGTGAAGGTAGAAGAGAAAAATGTAGGAAAATTAAATATGGTGTGTGAATACAcctttacatttacatattacAAATAATGTAAtggtttattaataaaaaatacatatatgtacgtattaatGCATATTTctatgtataaagaaaaattatttataagtaaACTTGGTAAGCTGGCCAAAAGTTAGTTAAGCTGAATACActgattctataaaaaaaaagaaaatctatatatatactgCACCAAAACTTAGTTTAGAAAAAATCAAGCCTCAAATAACAACCACATGAGCGCTGTATaagttaattaaaacaaataaatgacttacatattttacttataagcttaaatattatatataactgCGTATATGAAGCTATTGCTGATTGCAATtagcagaaaaatattattaaagaacTTAACTCCAAATATTGTACACATCGACtaactaaaaaactaaaagaacgCATATgagcatatttataaaaaaaattggggaGTAAACTTTGACTTATGGTAACctaaaaatttttggtttattaaaataaacattacCACTGcgtaattgtttgtcgatttcttttaataaaatataaatgtttactATAATCATTATTAAataccaaacaaaaacaacaacaatttattttacgCTTGAATTACAACTTATGCCTGCATATTACTAATCCTAATCCTAATACATGTGTAAACgcataaaaaagtttatttaaacaaCCTATccacatttatatacaaatatatataaaaaaactaaattttgttctatcacaaaaaatacataacaaTGGAAATCACACAAAAACCCAAATTTGGCATTAATGTAAACAATCAATGACAGAACAACGtcaaaaattgctgaaaagcaaaacaaagtaAGCCAAaaccaataaagaaaaacatataaatgttagcaaaacaaaaaacacaaattaaaaaatcatttgtagTGAATTAATAAAACTTATTAGCAAATATagtaattataacaaaatatagaaattataataacagaaaaatattaaaaagttgatGCCGCGAAGAAAATGATTTATTGTTCTTATATTTAATAACACATAAGAGATGTTTAAGCAACCATtcagtaaaacaaaacaaaaacacaaataaatacttattgtaattacaaagtaaaaaaatcgaAGTAAAGTTGGAAAACtgtaaaaaagtaaggaaattgTAAGAGCCATGGCCACATTAGCGAAGGAGAGGAATGTAAAAGCTGGAGTTGCTCAGCGAAATGTATAACAGCTAAAggaaagtaaagaaaaagagtAAATTAAGCATGGAAAAGAACAGTAAATAGTGCACAGAGCATGCAGGAAAGTCAGTCAGCCACAGCAGTTAATAAGAGCaactatgaaataaaataaaaaataataatgaaataaaaaaccaacTCGCCAAAACAAAGGTTGGCagcaagaaagaaaaaaaggaaGCACTAAAAATTACTggcgaaaaaacaacaaaaagcaagtCAAAACATGCCTGCAAAAAAAATTGgctaaaaaacaagtaaaaaacttgcgaaaacaacaaaaagcgagTCAAAACACgcgtgaaaaaaataattggcaAAAACAAACAAGTCAAAGCAAAATGAGTCAAAAATTACTAACAAATAAAccacaaaaaacaaattataaataaaaaaaactacaaaaagcgAGTTAAAAACACACTAAAAACcagaattcaacaaaaaattaaagacatttCGACATAGACTTAAACCTTACTAAAAACTTACAAAGGACAAGACAAGTACTTGAATATGCAATTTCTTGCAGTTAAATATGCGTGTTAAAGTTTCAAAACTCTTTCAAAAACATGCAAAATCATTTAATAAGACACGAATACATGGCCAAAAACGTTCAAAAATATGCTTACGCTTAAGtttcaaaactatttcaaaaatatatatttctgcaAACGTCCAAAGCGTTCAAAAATGCCTTGTAGCATTCGAAAATCATACAAAAAGCACTTACGCTTAAGTTTCAAAACTGttgcaaaaatgtatatttctgaaaactttttaaaacggtACAAAAATGCATTGTGACATTCGAAAATCATACAAAATGCACTTAAGCTTAAGTTTCAAAacagtttcaaaaatatatgtttctgAAAATGTTTCGAAAGCGTACAAAATCGCATTTTGTTATTCGAAAAACGCTTACGCTtaagtttcaaaaatatatatttctgaaaaattgtaaaaagcaTGCCAAAAAGTATTATAGCATTCGAAAATCATGCAAAAAGCACTTGTGCTTAAGtttaaaaacaatttctaaagtatatatttctgaaaatgtttataaagcgttcaaaacgcatttttttcgaaaaaattaaaaatgcaactaaaaatttcgaaaaacatcAAAAGTGCATCTGCAAACTGCTGTTTGTATGGAATAACGCTTTGTTGTgcttaaaatgtataaaaacctttgcaatatttttccaaaaactaaTAAACAACTCAGCCATATTGGTTTCTAACCAATTAACAACTCGAACTCGTTGATTTCGAACGAAAATTTATACGAAGGCGTTTCGAACATGTCAAATCCGttgcgaaaatgtttgaaaatctaTGAATCTATTGATTTCGAGCAAATTGGTAAATCAAAATGTTTGAGTACtccagtttttgaaaaaatatttgcaaagcgTTTGTGTTTTAAGCATTTAagtgtttgaaaaattataaaaatacacgCCAACGTATTCGAAACTAAACgcatatttgcaaaaatgtcaaaagcgCACCAATAACGGActgtttataaaaaacaaatatgcaaaGGCGCAAATGCATggcaattaaatattattaattattacataattttgcaaaaataatttaataattatttaaattttgtgcatTTGTGCCTtgcgaaaaaactaaaatttcaaaaacattaaTGTTTTGTAAACggcttaaaaatataattaaataatataacctaaaattttcacaaaatcacTATATCACACTCACTTATGTaccatattcaatatttcaCTCAAAATACTCGAAATACGCTTGCATGCACTCACTTGTACAATAAGCATTTTGTAGCCAAAgcagattttcaaaataaacaaatgcaaatattgttCAAAAGTGGTCTAAAATGCATTTTGGACTTGCTTTGTGTAGTTTTGGCTtataaaagtaacaacaacaaagcaaatattGCTCAAAAGTGCTCTCAGTTGCTTTCTAGGCTTTCCATGAGCAGTATTTGTTACAAATGTAACAAAGCAAATCATGTTCAAACGTGGTTTGACTTGTATTCTAGTCTGGCTTTGTGcagtatttgtttataaaagtaACCACAACAAAGCAAATATTGTTCAAAAGTGTTCAAACATGCATTCTGGACTTTCTTGGAGcagtatttgtttaaaaaaaaactagaatcGCTTtggttgcaaaagcaaaaataattctaaaaacTCAACTctgcattttttcatattacaa
This genomic stretch from Bactrocera dorsalis isolate Fly_Bdor chromosome 5, ASM2337382v1, whole genome shotgun sequence harbors:
- the LOC105227918 gene encoding alpha-soluble NSF attachment protein produces the protein MGDNEQKALQLMAEAEKKLTQQKGFLGSLFGGSNKVEDAIECYQRAGNMFKMSKNWAKAGECFCEVANLHSRAASRHDAGVAYVDASNCYKKIDVESAVSCLLKAIDIYTDMGRFTMAAKHHQSIAEMYESDPGTLAKAVQHYEQAADYFKGEESVSSANKCMLKVAQYAAQLEDYEKAINIYEQVAASSLESSLLKYSAKEYFFRAALCHLSVDLLNAQHAIEKYAQQYPAFQDSREFKLIKVLCEHLEEQNIEGFTEAVKDYDSISRLDQWYTTILLRIKKAADEDPDLR